DNA from Deltaproteobacteria bacterium:
ACGCCGACGACGCGCTGGCCGAGACCCTCCCGGGCGTGGCGGATCGGGTGCAGGGCGTGGTCGCCGGCAACCTGGCCTGGCACTGGAACCGCGACCTGGCCCTGGTCGGCCGCCTGAACTGGCTGGGCACCCACAACGTGCAGGCCCTGGTGGCCGAGTCCCTCTGGATGGAGTCCAGCCTGGGGCTGGCCTACCGCCCGGCGAAGAGCGATCTGATCACGGTCCTCTTCAAGGCCACCCACCTCGTCGATCAGCGCCCGCTGGATCTCGCCCTGGGCACCAGCGACCGGCAGCTGAGCCAGATCGTCTCCCTCGCGCCGGTCCTCGAGACGCCCTGGAACTTCGCCCTGGCCGAGAAGGTCGCCTACAAGCGCACCGAGCTGCAGGTCGGCATCGGCGAGGGCCTCGCCCCGCGGGACGCCGTGGCGCACTCGGTCCTCTGGGTGAACCGCCTCGACTACCACCTCCTCGAGCACTTTGACCTCTCGGCCGAGTACCGCATCCTCTGGGTGGCGGCCGGCGCGCGCTACGCCGATCAGGCGACCGAGCTCTCGGGCGGGCTGCGTCACGGCGCGGTCTTCGAGGCGGCCTACCGCATGGGCCACCACTTCCGGCTGGGCGCCGGCTGGAGCTTCGCCTCCTTCAGCGACGACGAGCTCGCCCGCATCGACAGCGACGCCAGCGGACCCTTCCTGCGGATCACCGGCATCTACTAGGGCGCCTCGCCGGGGAGCGGTGCCGCGTCCGTCCCCCGGACTACACTGGAGGTGCGGGCTGCGCTGCTGGAGCGTGACCCCTCACGAACCGGTCCAAGGGAGGGACGGGAGATGAAGAGCGAGATCGTCGTGCTGGCCATGCTGCTGGCGGGGACCCTGGTGGGCTGCGGCAAGTCGGAGACCGGGGAGGCCTGCACGGCCGCCGAGGACTGCAAGGACACCCAGTGCATCGTGGGGGGGTCCTTCCCCGAGGGCCTCTGCACGCCCGCGTGCGACGCGAGCACCGACTGTCCCGAGGGCTTCGTCTGCATCTCCCGGAGCAGCGGCATCTGCCTGGCGACCTGTACCTCGGAAGCCAGCTGTACCGAGAGCCGCGGCACGGACTGGCAGTGCCGGGAGGAGTCCCTCGAGGAGGGCGGGGGCGTGGCGATGGTCTGCATCGGCGCCTGAGGTCGGCGCCGCGTCGTCGGCCGGTCTCGGAAGGCCGGCCGCCGATGGCTGACAGCCGATGGATGACAGCTCCGGCCCGTGGTAACACCGCGCGATGCCCGCCGATGGACCAGCCGTGGACGGCCTGCAGCTCGTCACGACCTCTCGCGAGCGCCTCGCCGACCACCTGACCCCCGTCGGGGTGCTGCAGGCCCTCGCCGGTGCCGGAGAGGCCCCGGGCTACCTCCTCGAGTCCGTCGAGGGCGGCGAGCGCTGGGGCCGGTGGTCCTTCGTCGGGGCCGACCCGATCCTCACCGTCCGCGGAGACGCCGGTGGGCTCTCCCTGACGCGGGAGGGCGGCGTCACCGAGCGCCGGGACGGCGCCCCCTTGCCCCTCCTCGAGGCCCTCCTGGGCGGCCTCGCCTCGGAGGTCGAGCAGGCGGACCCGAGCCGCCCGCCCCTGGAGGGGGCGATGGTCGGCTACCTCGGCTACGACCTGGTGCGCACCTTCGAGAAGGTCGACCCGGCCGGCGCGCCCGAGGCGCTCCACCCGGACCTCCCGTTGGCGGCGCTCTTCCTGCCGGGCACGGCGGTCGCCTTCGACAACCTGCGCCACGTCGTGCGCCTCTCCTGCAACCAGCTGCTGCCCCGGGACCTCTCCCCCGAGGACCTCGCGCGGCAGCGCGCCGGGGTCGAGGCGAGGCTCGACGCCCTCGAGGCCAGGCTTCAGGCCGGGCCGGCCCGGTCGGGGGGGCCGCTCCTCCCGGTGCCCCGCCCCGGTCCGGTGCCGGACCAGGCGGGCTTCGAGACCCGGATGAGCCAGGCGGACTACGAGGCGGCGGTGCGCGAGGCCCGGGAGCGCATCCTGGCCGGCGAGGGGATCCAGGTGGTGCTGGCCCGGGCCTTCGAGTCAAAGGCGCGGGCGGCACCCTTCCAGGTCTACCGGCAGCTGCGGGCGCTGAACCCCAGCCCCTACCTCTACTACCTCCACCTGCCCGCGGGCGCCGGCGGCGAGTCCGTCGAGGTGGCGGGCTCCAGCCCCGAGGTCCTGGTGCGCCGGGAGGGGGACCTCGCCACCGTGCGGCCCATCGCCGGGACCCGCCCCCGGGGCGCGACGCCGGCGGAGGATCTCGCCCTCGAGGAGGAGCTGCGCGCCGACCCCAAGGAGATCGCCGAGCACGTCATGCTCGTCGACCTCGGCCGCAACGATCTCGGCCGGGTCGCCACCGCCGGCAGCGTCCGGGTGCGCCGCCAGGCCGTGGTCGAGCGCTACAGCCACGTGATGCACCTGGTCTCCGAGGTGCAGGCGACCCTGCGCCCCGAGATCGGGCTCGCCGAGCTCGTCGCCTCGACCTTCCCGGCCGGGACCCTCTCCGGGGCGCCCAAGGTCCGCGCCATGCAGATCATCGACGAGCTGGAGGTGCAGGGGAGGGGGCTCTACGGCGGCGCCGTGGGCTACCTCGCGCCCGGGGGGCACTTCGATCTGGCCATCTGCATCCGCACCCTGGTGCAGTTCGCCGGCAGGCAGTGGGTGCAGGCCGGCGCGGGCATCGTCGCCGACTCGGATCCCACCCGCGAGCACGAGGAGACCCTCCACAAGGCCGGCGCGCTCTTCCGGGCGGTGCAGGCGGCGCTGGAGGCGAGCGAGGGGCAGGGAGGCGCGCCGTGATCCTGGTGATCGACAACTACGACTCCTTCACCTTCAACCTGGTGCAGTACCTCCTCGAGCTCGGCGCCGAGGTGAGGGTCGAGCGCAACGACGCGCTCACCGCCGCCGACGCC
Protein-coding regions in this window:
- a CDS encoding anthranilate synthase component I family protein, whose translation is MDGLQLVTTSRERLADHLTPVGVLQALAGAGEAPGYLLESVEGGERWGRWSFVGADPILTVRGDAGGLSLTREGGVTERRDGAPLPLLEALLGGLASEVEQADPSRPPLEGAMVGYLGYDLVRTFEKVDPAGAPEALHPDLPLAALFLPGTAVAFDNLRHVVRLSCNQLLPRDLSPEDLARQRAGVEARLDALEARLQAGPARSGGPLLPVPRPGPVPDQAGFETRMSQADYEAAVREARERILAGEGIQVVLARAFESKARAAPFQVYRQLRALNPSPYLYYLHLPAGAGGESVEVAGSSPEVLVRREGDLATVRPIAGTRPRGATPAEDLALEEELRADPKEIAEHVMLVDLGRNDLGRVATAGSVRVRRQAVVERYSHVMHLVSEVQATLRPEIGLAELVASTFPAGTLSGAPKVRAMQIIDELEVQGRGLYGGAVGYLAPGGHFDLAICIRTLVQFAGRQWVQAGAGIVADSDPTREHEETLHKAGALFRAVQAALEASEGQGGAP